The DNA region TGACCGCCGTCGTCACCACGTGGCCCCCCGCCTCGGTGGTTATGACCGATTGGCTGTCAATCATTCCAGCACTTGGTGTCTCAGGGCGTCCTTCTCGCACCCGGACGACCTTCACGCAATTTGATCTGCAACGCTTTCCACACGCCTTGCCGCCTCCACATCCTGTGCGCGTGGTCGGTTGTTTGCCAGGGGGAAAGATCGTGAGGCCGTCGCCTGCCAGGCCACGACCTCCGCGGAGGACAGAGAAGATGCTCGCCAGAATTTCTTGCAAAGACCACTTGCGCGGTCGACCCACAAGCGATTCAGGTGGGGTCAGCGGCTGGAGGACGTTCCACCCGGCATCGGTGAGGTCGTTTGGGGAGGTCACGCCCGCGTGACGCGGGCACCACCTCCGCCCCATCATCCCTCCATCCTCTAATCAGGTAAAACCCGCTCCTACACGTTTTTCAGTCGCACTTTAAGTCGTGACCCTTCCGACCATGCCTCCCAGATGGGAGTGCGCCCCCACGCGGAGCAGATGTGGACATTACTGGACCCTCCGGTTGGAATGGAGGTGCGCCTGATCCTGGCTTCACCATCAACACGGGGAGAGCAAAGTACGCCACTGATCTAAACGCGAATCCACCAGCTGCAGAAACATACAGCGCCACCACAACCATTGAGGGGAGACATATACAGTGCAGGCGAATCTAGACGCGTCCTCGCTTCGCCCCCCGTTTCCACCATCGTCGTCACGAATGGCTCTGCATCAAGCATCAACGTGTCATGGACTGTAGCGGCGGGTGCAGGATCCTAGCTGTACTTCGGGGAAATTCAGGAGGAACCAGGGAGGCCAGCATCGGTGATGCTGGCCTCCTGCTATGCCACGTTCTTTGCCCCCTTGGACCCGACATTTTCCCACCTGGTTCGCACCCTTTCTGACGCACTTTCGCCACCGTGCAGGGCGCACTTGGGCACCGTTGTACGTGCGTGGACTGTGCAGCGGTGCGTCCCGGAAAAGCATGCAACCTCTGGCTGCTGTGGTGGCTCCTGGAAAAGAAGACCACCTCCAGCACTTCATCACCGACAGTCCCTGGCCAACTCGTCCCCTGGAAACGCTGCTGGCCGAGCGGGCCCAGCAAATGCTTGGAGGCAAAGACGCCGTCTTGATCATTGACGATACCTGCCTGACCAAATTTGGGACGAAATCCGTGGGGGTTGCTCGCCAGTATTCGGGACAGGTGGGCAAGATCACGTCCTGTCAGTGTCTGGTCTCCCTGACCTTAGCCCAGCACGAGGTCCCTGTTCCCCTGGCCCTCCGGCTCTTCCTGCCACAGGACTGGACCAGCGATCCGGCGCGTCTCCAGGCTGCTGGTGTTCCATTGGAACACCAGCAGCCACAGACCAAATGGGCGTTGGCACTCCAGGAACTGGACCGGGTACGCGAACACGTCACCTTCGGCATGGTCTTGGCGGACGCTGGGTATGGCGTGACGGCTCAGTTCCGCCATGCCCTCACCACGCGCGGACTGCTGTGGTCGGTGGGTGTGACTCGCACACAGACGGTCTATCCCAAGGACGTTCGCTTAATCCCTATCCCCAAGTTCTTTCGTGGCAGAAGACCCAAGCACCCCACCCCCTCCGAAGACCGGCAATCGGTGGAGGACGTCCTCAAAGGTGCTGCATGGCAGCACCTGGTGTGGCGACACGGGACCAAGGGTCCCCTCTCAGGACGCTTTGCCGCTGTGTACGTGCGTCTCGCCGATGGAGAGGAAAATGCCCAGGGCCAGCACCTTCCCGGGCAGGCGGCCTGGATCATCGGTGAACAGCGACGGGGAGAGGAACGCAAATACTACGTCTGTAATCTCCCCGAGAACACCTCTCTCTCTCGGCTGGTTGAGGTGACCAAGCGCCGCTGGCCTTGCGAGTTGACCCACCGGGAGCTGAAGGACGAAGTCGGTCTGGACCACTTTGAGGGCCGTTCCTGGCAGGGCCTCCATCACCACGCCGTGCTTTGCATGCTGGCCCTGACCTTCCTTCAATGGTTGCGATTGACCCAGCCCGATGACCTCAAAGGTGACACTGTCCCCGCTATTCGAGCGGAGGTGGCAGGGGACCTGCCCCTGCCACCTCCGTGCCAGCAATGCCGCGCCTGCACAGCTTTATTCAGCGGTCCCTGAATTTCCCCGAAGTACAGCTAGAAGCTGCCAAGATCACGATCCAACTTGAATGACCTGATTTTGGTATTTGCGTAAACACCCGACCCAGAGCCTGTTTTCTTGCTGGTCAGGGGAGGGACCTTTGATCAACTTCGAGCACCCTTCCCAGCTCTCTGCTGCCAGGCTGGATCTGGAATCTCGGAACTGGGGATGCGGCTACCTCGTCATCAATAAACGTCCCACACGTACTTCTTCAGCCTGTTTGTTCGCTCGCCACAGAACCAGACCTTCTATTTTGGATGGGCATCTTTTCACCCTCTAGAGCATTTGACATAAGAAGATGTCTGGGAAGGCGTGGGTGAACCAGCCGAAAACGTCTCGTACCGAAACGGCGTTCAGAGCGTCCCCAATCCCCTGTAGCAGAGCGGTCCGGTCTCGCCATTCACCTGCGCGGACGAGGGCTTTGACTTTAGAGAACATGCCTTCAATCGGGTTGAAATCGGGACTGTAGGGAGGCAGAAACAGGACCATACAACCGCGGGCTTCGATGTGCGTCCGAACGGACGCACGGTGATGTGCCGAGAGGTTGTCGAGCACCACGACCTGTCCTGGGGTCAGTGCAGGGCACAGAATGTTTTGCACGTACCACTCGAAACTCACGCCGTTGACTGCACCGTCCAGGATCAGGGGAGCGAAGGGACCACTCACCTGCAGCGCGCAGACGAGCGTTTGGTTCCGTCCCCAGTTTCGGGGCACGGAAGCGAGCGCACGCCGTGTCCGGTGCGCGCGACCATATCCTCGAGTCATGGCAGTGTGGAAGCCGCTCTCGTCAAGAAAGACCAGACGGGCTGGGGTCTGGAGGTAAGGCTTCAGGTCGTTCAGGAACTGCTGACGCAGTTCCTCCTTCTGTTCGCACGCGACCCGCGTTTTTTTTGTAGGTGATGCCATGCCGACGGAAGATTCGGTCTACCGTTCGGTAGCTAATCTTCAGTCCCGTCGCGGCTTCCAACTTGCGGGCATGTTCTTCGAGTGTGGCATCCAAGTCCTCCTCCAGTTGCTGGAGGAGGACTTGCTCATGCTCGCTCTGCACCCGTGGGCGACGCCCTGTTGGACGCTTGACGTGCGTCAAGGTGCCCGCCTCGTGTTTCTTCAGATACAACCCAACGGTTCGCACATCCACCCCGAACGTTTCGGCCACCCGCTGATGGTCCTTCTCCTTCAGCGCCGCTGCGACAATCCGTTCTCGAAGATCGACGCTGTACCCGCGTGCCCCTACCCGCTTCTTCATCCTCTTATTATGTCAAATACTCTAGACGCCGATCTCGTTTGATCGTCTGAGAAAAATCTCAGTGAGCAGAATCTGGATTACTTGACCGGACGGATCTGAACATCATTATTGATACCGGCTTAGGTTTGAGACGAGCAATAGGCATGGGTGAGCTTGGCGGGGAGTTGTGAGGCGCGAAGGCGACGCCAGGCGAAGTTCAAGCGATCTTTCAATTCGCCCTGGTCTTTGGGGCAGAAATTGCCGAGCAGGTGCCCTTTGACATAGGCCCAAAGGTGCTCGATCGGGTTGAGCTCCGGGGCATATGGGGGCAGGTACTGGATGGTGAGACGCTGTTGCTGCTCAACGAAGGCTCTGAGGGCCTTTGTATGATGAATGCGAGCGTTGTCCAAGACGACGATCAAGTCGCCTTTGATATGTCGGAGCAGATGTTCAAAGAACGCCAGCACCTGAGGTCCTCGAACGGCTCCTGGTATGGTGTGCTGCAGAAATTGACCACGGGTCGTCACTGCACCCAGGGTAGAGAGCTTGTCCCACCCGGCTTTGGCGTGAATGATGGGAGTCTGGCCACGTGGAGCCCAAGTCCGCGTGACCGTGGGTTTCAGGCTGAAGCCACTCTCGTCAACGAAGACCAGGGTTGCGCCCTGAGCGACTTTTTTTTTCCAACTCGGGTCGGACGGTCTGCACCCAAGTCTGAACGGCTTGTTCGTCACGCTCCATCGCGCGTGGATCGGGCTTCTGAGGACTAAAGCCCAGCTGATGGAGTACCTTCCTCACGTGATCGACGTGGTACCACACCTCAAATTGCACCCCGATCACCTCCCGCACGCGGGAGGTTGTCCAGCGCTCATCCTTATACCCCGCGGCCTTCGAACCCGCCTCGAGTAGGGCTTGGAGCTGCTTGAGTTGTTCAGCAGTGAGGCGACGCCGAGGACCAGTGGCCCGCGTCGCCTCCAGACTGCCTCGTTCTCGGAGTCGCTGTTTCCAGGTCCTGACCGTACTTTCCGCAACACCGACGGTCTCAGCGATGACGCGGTCGGTCACTTCAGGATCCTGGAGAAGTTGCTGCACATACAGCCGTCGTTCTTCGAGTTGCGCGCGGCTCAGCCTTGAGGGTCGCCAGACCTGCACCATGACCTCAGCCTACCACTCGTCTCCGATTCAAGCCGGTATCAATAAGACGGTGGCCTGCGATCAGAAGCGCGCGAAATGACCGGAACGGCGACGGCTCCTCAAACTCGATGGTCAGGCCCAGCGGGACGTTCCGCAGGCCCGGAACATAAGGCGTGCATCCGACTTGCACGGTGTCCACACCGTTAGAAGCCTTTTTGGGTCTAAGAAATGAGCGGTTGGGTAGATAGGCAAAGATGTCGGACGTGCAGATGTGGACGCCCATGGTTTCCGTTTTGGTCACGGTATAGGTCAGCCGACAGGTCACGGTCTTGCTGCGGCTCACGCAGCCCTCCAGCTGAAAACGGCCGAACTTGTCCTCCCACCGCTCGGGTGAGGTTGCGAGCGCAGCCCTCCCCATCAGGAGGGGGAAGGCGCGACACACGTCTGGAGAATAGCGATGCTGCCCCTTCTGAGATGTTACAGTTTAAGCGGCATAGCTTTGATTGTCGTACCAAACGACTAAAATTCATACCAGGTTCGAGCAGCCCTGGCTTCAGGGCGAGCCGGAACCGGTACGTACGGTTGAGGGCTTCCGGGAGAGTCAGCACTGGGGTGAACACCAGCCCGTATCCGGGGTGGCGCTTCGTCCACCCCTCCGCGACCACCGCGCTGTCTTTGCTGTGGGGAAATGCTCCTGCAGGCGTTGCAAAGGTACAGACCAGTTGCCTCTGGCAGCGACCCACCCGTTGGTGCTCCTGCCCGGTCCATAGCGCGGATGTGGCTCAAGCCGCGACCAGGAGCAGCGGACCTGATACGCCATTTGTCTTTATACCCGGGTGGTATTGACGCGTGCTTTATACCAGGGTAATATTCCGGCGTAGATGACACGGGGTTGATACCTCGCAGCGCCCTCCTCGCACCGCCAGGGGGTCCACAGCAGTGTTGTCTCTCCGCCCGTTCATTCGCGCGTCACTTGAGATCACCCGCGTCACACTTCTGCGCCTGCTCCTGTCGGTGCGGCCGCCCACCCTTGTCCCAACTCAGGAGTTGCCATGCCCACCCCCCGCTCCCCCGGCCTGCCCTTTATCTTCGTTACCCTCGCGCTCGACATGATCGGCCTCGGCCTGATCATCCCCGTCGCACCCGTCTTGGTCGCCCATCTCACAAGCGATCCCCTCACCGCGCCCCATTTCCTCGGTATCCTCGTGGCCCTATTCTCAACCGCGCAACTCCTCGCCGCCCCGATCTTCGGGGCCCTTTCCGACCGCTTCGGACGCCGCCCTGTCCTGCTCCTCTCAACCCTTCTCACTGCCCTCTCGTACATCCTCGCTGCCCTCGCGCCGTCCCTGATGTGGCTCCTCCTCGCGCGTACCCTCGGTGGCATCGGAGCGGCCACCATCGGCGTCGCCAACGCTTACATCGCTGACGTCAGCGCCCCTGAAAACCGCGCCCGGAACTTTGGCATCGCGGGCGCCGCCTTCGGCCTGGGCCTGATCATCGGCCCCGCCCTCGGTGGCCTTCTCAGCAGCCTTGATCTGCGCCTTCCCTTCCTGGTCTCCGCCACGCTCGCGGCCCTGAACTTCCTGTACGGCCTCATTGTCCTGCCTGAATCCCGCCGCGCTGAGCCCGCACCCTTCGACCCCCGGACGCTCATGCCCCTCCGTGCCCTCGGTATCCTCAACCACTTCCCTGGCCTGCCTGTTCTCGCGGCCGTGGTGCTGCTCGTGAGCCTCGCCTCGCAGTTCCTCACCAGTACGTGGGTTTTACACGGCGCCGTGCGCTACGGCTGGACCCCGGCGACCAATGGCCTCGCCCTCGCTCTAGCCGGTGTGCTCTCTGCCACCGTGCAGGTCGCCGTGCTGCCGCGGGTTCTTCGTCAGGTGGGTCCGGAACGGACCGTCACCCTCGGACTCCTCACCGGCGTTGCCGCGTACGTCATGTACGGCCTCGCCTCAGCGCCCTGGATGCTCTGGGCCTCCCTTCCCATAGGTGCCCTTTCGGGCATCGCCGCTCCTGCCCTGCAAGCCCTCACGACCAACAAGGCTGCGACCCACGCCCAGGGCAGCGTGCAGGGTGCCCTCGCCGGCCTGACCTCCCTGAGTGCCATTGCCGGGCCGCTCGCGGCCACCGCCCTCTTCTCGCACTTCGCGTCCCCACACGCCACCCCATTCGTGCCAGGCGCAGCCTACTTCGCCGCCGCGTTGCTGCTCCTCGGAGGCCTCGCGGTCTTCGCTGCCACCCGCACCCATCCCGCCTTGCAAGGAGAAGTTGTATGACCGACACACGCCGTGCCCACGCCTTCACACCCCGGGCAGGGGTGTACCGCATCACCCACCTGCCTTCCGGACGCACGCTGCTCGGGGCCAGCACCCACGCCCAGGGAATGCTTAACCGTATCCAGTTCCACCTGACGACGCGGCTCGAATCGCCCTTCAAAACCGGAGGTCACAACCTCAACCCGGTCCACCTTGACTGGAATGCCGACGGTGAAGCGGCCTTCCTCTTCGAAGTGCTCGACGAGATTGAGCCGGACGTCTCGGGAAAGGTTGCGCCCGACGACCTCGCAGAACTTCTCGACCTGTGGCGTGACCGGCTCGCCCTGCCGCCCGAGCAGTGTTACTGACGCCCATGACCCAGTCCACCCACACTGCGTTCTACGGCGAGCGCCGCCTGATCACCGCGCCGCTCGCTGACGTACTTGCCCACCTCGCTGTTCGCCTCAGCGGCCTCGCCCCGAACTTCCCCCTCGTGCTGGTGAACGACGGCGACGGCCGCACCACCGACTTCGACTTGCGGGGCAACGTGGAAGACATCCTCCGCCGGGCTCTGCCCGATCCACCTCCTGTTGGCGCTCGCCCCGTCCGCACCCCACGCAGCGTCACGTTGCTGCCACGTCACTGGGACTGGCTGAACGATCAACCCGAAGGGTCCGGCGCTGTCCTGCGCCGCCTTATGGACGAAGCGATGCAGCGGAATACCTCCCGTGCTCAGGCCGCGCAGGAGGCCGCACAGCACTTTATGACGGCCCTCGCCGGCAACTTGCCCTACTACCAGGCCGCGTCCAGGGCCCTGTATGCCGGACAGGAGGAGGAGTACGAACGCTTCACCCGCGACTGGCCCGACGACATACGTGCGCACGCCCTCCATCTCGCCGCCCCAGCCTTCATCTCCGGCGCCTCCTGACCCACGGAGCTTTCCATGCTGACCTCTGAGTCCCCTCTGCCAATCGCGCAAGCGAACGCCGAGGAGCTGACTACCCTGGCCCACCATGAGGATTTTCTCATCCGTGCCGCCGTCGCCCGCCATCCCAACACTCCGGTGACCGTTCTTGGTGCGCTCGCTGCCGATCACCCCGAAGAAGTACTGCACAACCCCGCGCTTCCCCTCGTCCTCCTTGCCCGCTCGCCTGATGTGGCCCGCTGGCCCGCCCCGGCCCTGCTCGCCCTCATCGCGTGCCCGGGTGCGCCGGACGCCCTCCTTGTCCTCGCCGCTCGCCACCCTGACCCAGACGTTCAGGGCGCCCTCGCCTGCCGGAATGGTCTCCCGTGGGAAGCCCTCGGTACCCTTGCCCGCAGTGACAACTGGGATGTGCGCGCCCGCATCGCCCGGCAGCCCGCGCTGCCACTGCCCCTCATTGCGCAGTTCGCACGTGACGCCGATTACGGTGTGCGCCGCGCGGTTGCCGCGCGCCCAGAGCTGCCCGGTGCGGTGCGCAGCACCCTAACCCATGATCCGCATCCGCTTGTGCGTGCCGCCGCACGTTCATCAAAGGAGTCCGCATGACCCTTTCGCCACAAGAACTGCACGGTTACCTCTCTGCCCTCGTCCGCCGGGACCTCACCGTATCCACCATGATCTGGGGACCCCCCGGCGTCGGCAAATCCAGTATCGTCTCGCAGGTCGCGCGCGAACTTGGACTCGAATTTACCGACGTGCGCCTCTCCCAGCTCGCCCCAACCGACCTGCGCGGACTCCCTGTCGCTGAAAACGGCGTGAGCCGCTGGTTTCCCCCAGAGTTCCTGCCCCGCTCGGGCCGTGGTGTGCTGTTCCTCGACGAACTCAACATGGCCCCGCCCACCATGCAGGGCATGGCGCAGCAACTCATCCTCGACCGCCGCGTCGGCAGCTACGCGTTACCGGACGGCTGGTTCGTGTGGGCCGCCGGAAACCGCAAGGAGGACCGCGCCAGCGTCTTTGATATGCCTGCGCCTCTTGCCAACCGCTTTGTGCACCTCGAAGTGCGCCCCGATTTCGCGGCCTGGCGCGCCTATGCCCACGCTGCCCGCATCCACCCGCACGTCATCGCCTTCCTCATGTATCGCTCGGAACTGCTGCACGCCCTGGACCCTGCAAGACCCGCGTGGCCCAGCCCGCGCAGCTGGTCGGTGGCCTCGGACCTGCACGCAGCGGACCTCGACGTTGCGCCCGCCATCGGGGAGGGGGCGGCGGCAGAATTCATGGCTTTCGCGCACCTGTACGGTTCCCTCCCCGACCTGGAGCGCGTCCTCGCGGGTGAGGCGACAAATGCGGTGTTCCCAGCCGAACCCAGCGCTTCCTACGCCACGGTCACTGCCCTCGCGGACCGCGCCGGCGACGCCGACCGTGCCGCACGGGCGCTTGGGTGGCTCACCGCCGCCAGCCCAGAGTGGACGCAACTCTTCGTCACGCACCTCGTTGGCCGCCTTCAGGCAACCGGCCAGCTCGCCGCCCTTACGGAGCTGATGGAGCGTGACGCCGCCCTCACGGACCTCGTGCACCGCACGCTCACCGGACAGGAGGCCTGAACGTGACGGTGCACCCCGCTGAGGCCGCCTTCGAAGGTCTCGTCGCGGCTTCCCGCCGACGCCTCGCGGGGCGCTCTCCGTTCTTTGCCACGCTCACGCTCCACGCCGAGATCCTACCGTCATGGAGCGTGGCGCGCGCAGCGACAGACGGGCACCGCGTCTACATCCACCCCGAACTCGCCGCCACACTTCCGGCGGCGGAACTCGACGCGCTCCTGCTGCACCAGGTGCTCCACCTCGCGCTCGAGCATGGACCGCGGCGCGGTGGGCGCGACGCCAAGCGCTGGAACCGAGCGGCCGACATCGTCGTCCACGGCCTGGTGGCGAACGCAGGGCTGCCTGTCACCGGCCGCTCGCTTCTCCTCGAAGGTCGGCGGGTAGAGGACGTGTACGCCGCTCTGGAACACCGGCCTGAAGAGAGCGTCACTGAGACGGACGACCTGATCGGCGATCCGCCGAGCAACACGCCGCGGGAGGGGAACGGGCGCGGAACGGGAAGCGGCGTGCCCTGGGCGAGGGTACGCGCGCTGGCCCGTGCGGCCAAGGCCCTGGGGGGTGGCGGGGGTGAGGGTGGACTCGGCCTGCAGCGCGAACTTGACGGTCTGGAGATCGCCCAACTCGACTGGAAGGCTCGGCTGTGGCGCTTCCTGGTCCGCTCCCCCGTGGATTTCGGTGGGTTTGACAGGCGCTTCATCGGTCGCCGCCTCTACCTGGAAGCGCTTGAGGAGGACGCGCTACGGCTCGTGGTCGTGGTGGACACCTCTGGTAGCGTGACGAACTCATGCCTGCGGACGCTGCTGACGGAAGTTCGCGGCATTACCGGCGTGTACCCGCACCTGCACGCCAGTTTGTATTACGCGGACGCAGAGGTACATGGTCCACACGACTTGAGTGGGAGTACCCCCTTCCCCCCACCCAAAGGTGGTGGGGGCAGCGACTTCCGCCCTGCCCTCGCGGCTGCAGCTCAGGGAACGGAACTCATCGTCTACCTCACGGACGGATACGGACGCTTCCCGCCGGAAGCTCCTCACGCGCCTGTGGTGTGGGTTGTGCCTGACGGCGGCGCGCCCGACGACCTCTTTCCTTTTGGTGAAGTGCTGCGGCTTGGTCCTCCGACCTGAGACACAGCATCGGTAAGCCCCACCTCGGGGTCCGCAACCACCCTGCCTGTACTTTGCCATTCGTGACCTTCGCGTCGGCTTGCGAGGGAATGCAGCCCTGTCCCTTCAACTCCTGCCGCCGCGCTGCTTCAACGGCAGCGCCGCGGTGCCTTTGCTGAACCAACTCCTCCTCGCCTCAGCACTTAAGGACAACATCAGGGGCAGACGACTGATGCTGACCGTCCGCTTGCTCCCTGGACGCTTGCTCAGGCACTGGGGGGATCAGGTGTGAACGCAGGCGCGGCGAGGGATAAGGCGTGCTCGCGCACATCCTCGGGCCAGCCCTGCGTGTGGTGTTTGAAAGCGGAAGCGTCACGGGCGTACAGGGCGCGCGACGCCTCTTGATAACCGGCCAGATTACCGGCAAGAACGGCCATGAAGCGGTCAGCAGCCCCCTGGGCAGCACGCACGCGTTCGGCGCTGGGGTCTTGCTTCCGCGCCTCGTCCACAAGTCGGCGCAGGACGGCAGAGGCGCCACCCTGCTGCGCTTCGAGCCATTCCCAGTGCCGGGGCAGCAGCGTCACCTCGCGGGAGACGACGCCAAGTTTAGGCCGTCCCCGTCCAGGCGGTTTTGCTTCAGGTTGAGCGCGAGCGAGCACGTCTTGGAGGTCGCCACGCAGATCGAAATCGACGCTTTGACCCGTTCTATCTTCAAAAATAAGGAGCTCGGCGTTGGGGTCGGACGGCATAGACTTCACACGGGCAAGGACGTCAGAAAGTGCGCCCGTAACGAGCCGGCGTGAGCCGAGGAAAGCAGTATAGGACCCGTTCACACTTGATTTTATCCCGGTAATATTGTGCTGTCAAAAAGGCTGAGGCAAGTTGCAGATCAGTTGGCAAAGCCCTCGCGAGCATCTGCACCTGCTTGTGTGTGGCAATTGCTGGGCTGTGCCGCTGGGTCACCGCCGTTGTTTGGCCCCAAACGCATCAACCCACAGAAGGGGTATTGGGGTACGGTCACTGGTCTGACAGAGCCGTGAAACCGCGCGAGCGGGGTCGAATAGGTTTCCTCCTCACCCTGCAACTGGCCGTCTTGCTCCAGCCTCATAAGATTGTGTCCTGGAACTCTGCGAAGATGAAGCGGCCCACTGGTTTTGGGGAGCAGCGTCAAGAGGGTGGAATGGAGGGCCGTACCTTCCAGGGACATTGTCCACTCAAACCTGACGTCTGATACAATTACGTCGTGAACAAAAGAACCTTCAGGTGCTTTGTTACAGCCGCACCAGCACGGAGGCTTAACGGCATAAGCGACAGGGCAGATGAAGGTGGAGGCAAAACTTTGTGGGCGAGGGTATGGAAGCGCGCACAGCGGACATCTGGTCTGGTGATAGGGGAGTCGACTGGCAGTGTCATCCGAGGGGTTTGTTCACGATCGACCGTGCCACACCTCCGGGTTATGGAGGGTGCAAAGCCTTTCAACACAGGTCCTCAACCAGGAACCAGAAGGTGGACAGGGGAGGAAGAAGCATGAACTGGACGCTTGAGGTGGTCGTGGTTCCCGTGAGTGACGTTGAACGTGCTCGTGCCTTTTACGCTAATGCCTTGGGCTTCGCCGTGGATCACGACACGCAAGTGAGCGAGACTCGGCGGGTGATCCAGCTCACGCCTCCAGGCTCAGGGTGTTCAATCGTTCTGGGGACAGGGATGTCCCGAATGACCCCGGGGTCCCTCCACGGCCTCCAACTGGTGGTCCGCGATCTGGAGGCCGCTCGCGCCCAACTCCTGGAGCGGAACGTAAAGGTTGGGGAGATCCAGGTCATTGGGCCAACGGGCCCACGCCCGGCCGCGCCAGGTGAGGACTTGAATTACGTTGGCTTCCTCTTCTTCAACGATCCCGATGGAAATGGATGGGGCATTCAACAGATCGGCAACCGGCACTAAAAGGCTTCCATTGATCGGGCCAGGGTGCCGGAAAATGGCCCCTCACAAGCAGCAAAGGAGACTTTATGCGTAAGGTGATCGTGACTGAGTTCCTGTCCCTCGATGGTGTCATGGAAAATCCCACCTCGTGGCAGCAGGGCTTTTCCAGTCGAGCCATTGGCGAGTTCAAGCAAAGTGAACTTTTTGAGAGTGATGCTCTCCTGCTGGGTCGTGTGACATACGAGGGCTTCGCGGAGTATTGGCCGACTGCGACAGAGACAGGGGAATTCGGCGAGAGGATGAACAGCCTGCCGAAGTTTGTGGCCACAACCACGCTGGACACCCTGGAATGGAACGCCGTGGCGCTGGGTGAGGATGTGATCGCGGAGGTGGTGCAGTTGAAACGGCAGGAAGGCGGCAATCTCCTGACGTATGGCAGCGGGACATTCTCACAAACCCTGTTGCAGCACGGCCTGGTGGACGAACTTCGCCTGCTGGTGTACCCCGTGGTGGCGGGACGGGGCAAGCGGTTCTTTACAGGTGCGGACAAACTGACGTTGCAACTCGCCGCCTCCAGGGAACTGGGCGCGGGCGTGGTCCTGTTGACCTACGCGCCACCCTCTCCAATCTCTGCTCCAGCGGGTGCTTGAAGCTGGACTGGCAAGAGGTAGGAAAGCCCATTCAGTAAGAACACATTCAATTTCAGGGAGGAACGGATGAACCAGACAGCGGTGAAGCGCCTTTATCTGATGCAGGTTGGATCGATGCCGGAGTATCAGATTCCAATTGTTTGCTACCTCGTGCAGACGGATGACAACAGAAATATCTTGATTGACACTGGTCTTCCAGAATTTATTCCCGAAGAAGCGTCAGACTTTGTAAATGGGCAAGACGTTGTCGAGCAGTTGGCGAGCATTGGTTTAAAGCCGGATGATATCCATATGGTGGTTTCGACGCATTATGACATCGATCATTCAGGAAGACATGCGGCGTTTACGAAAGCTGA from Deinococcus hopiensis KR-140 includes:
- a CDS encoding DUF2239 family protein, producing the protein MNGSYTAFLGSRRLVTGALSDVLARVKSMPSDPNAELLIFEDRTGQSVDFDLRGDLQDVLARAQPEAKPPGRGRPKLGVVSREVTLLPRHWEWLEAQQGGASAVLRRLVDEARKQDPSAERVRAAQGAADRFMAVLAGNLAGYQEASRALYARDASAFKHHTQGWPEDVREHALSLAAPAFTPDPPSA
- a CDS encoding vWA domain-containing protein — encoded protein: MTVHPAEAAFEGLVAASRRRLAGRSPFFATLTLHAEILPSWSVARAATDGHRVYIHPELAATLPAAELDALLLHQVLHLALEHGPRRGGRDAKRWNRAADIVVHGLVANAGLPVTGRSLLLEGRRVEDVYAALEHRPEESVTETDDLIGDPPSNTPREGNGRGTGSGVPWARVRALARAAKALGGGGGEGGLGLQRELDGLEIAQLDWKARLWRFLVRSPVDFGGFDRRFIGRRLYLEALEEDALRLVVVVDTSGSVTNSCLRTLLTEVRGITGVYPHLHASLYYADAEVHGPHDLSGSTPFPPPKGGGGSDFRPALAAAAQGTELIVYLTDGYGRFPPEAPHAPVVWVVPDGGAPDDLFPFGEVLRLGPPT
- a CDS encoding VOC family protein, whose translation is MNWTLEVVVVPVSDVERARAFYANALGFAVDHDTQVSETRRVIQLTPPGSGCSIVLGTGMSRMTPGSLHGLQLVVRDLEAARAQLLERNVKVGEIQVIGPTGPRPAAPGEDLNYVGFLFFNDPDGNGWGIQQIGNRH
- a CDS encoding dihydrofolate reductase family protein, producing MRKVIVTEFLSLDGVMENPTSWQQGFSSRAIGEFKQSELFESDALLLGRVTYEGFAEYWPTATETGEFGERMNSLPKFVATTTLDTLEWNAVALGEDVIAEVVQLKRQEGGNLLTYGSGTFSQTLLQHGLVDELRLLVYPVVAGRGKRFFTGADKLTLQLAASRELGAGVVLLTYAPPSPISAPAGA